The following nucleotide sequence is from Primulina huaijiensis isolate GDHJ02 unplaced genomic scaffold, ASM1229523v2 scaffold42781, whole genome shotgun sequence.
GGTAAACAGTGTACATTAAATTCGTTTTACATTCTTATGTAGTCACCAAAAAAGAACCCCCTGTCTGAGGGATCTGTGTGTTTCTATTGCAGATGTGGATAGCCAAGGCAGAGTACGACGAATCAGGCCCTTCCATTGTTCACAGAAAATGCTTCTAAGTAAAATTGTGCTGCCGCTGTTGTTTCTTATATGAAtctcttattaatttctttttattctttAACTTGCTCTTTAAAATTTTAggatatgatttgaattttacCAATATGATTCTTGCAAAAAGTTTTCGTTGTTTCAAGATtgatattgaattgtagtagagTTGGGATTTGAAATGAATGGCACCATGCTTCTCTCTTTGTTTCTTGGTTCATCCGGCATTCTTATTATAATATCATTGGTCGTTGGATTATGTCACTTGTAACACAGTTCCGCGTGTAACAAACTCATAACTGTTGTCAATATTCTATTAGTCATATTTGGATTATGTCACTTGTAACACAGTTGCGCGtgtatttgtattattttatatatgaatgaattcaaataaaaaatatgtcttataaaattgataaatgATACATAGTCTTAcaatagttctcatgtcatatTTGTACATAAATACGTGTAAAGTTTTCTTCGAATTAATAAGTGAATTTCATTTCTTCTATTCTTGAATTCTCATCAACCACcctgtaaaaaaataaaaactaaatataaaACTCCTACCATCAAATACGTACCAACTACACGCTCTCTCCAAAATGGtccaaattcaaatttttttttttaatgtccaAACTCAACAACTCTGTCGTTTGCTTCGTTGTAATCAGTAGTCGTGCTGATATCTGCAGTGAATTCAGTCCCTAAACCATACAGCGGAGTTGAGCATTTTGCTGCGATTCCTCATTTCTGCCGATCGCCCAAATGAGCGAATTTTCGCGTTTCCCACGTACAAATGGTCGAAGCTCATCCTTTAACTACCAGAGACTCGACTCCGCCGTCGATTCCCCGGGATCGTACATCGGATATTTCAATTTCGGGGAAGATACAGATCGTCGATTTATTTTCTCCGGGCAGCCTTCGTTTCATCAGAACGCTTCCTTGGACCCTCGCACTCCTAAGCACTTGCTTTCTAGGAATGTTTAAGGTTTTAGTTTTACGAGGCGCAAATCCTTTTACTTGACAAGTAACCAGTTAGACATGGGGTAGATGATGAAagcataatttttcttttatcctGTTCGAAGGGATTCTGATCTCTTGTATTTGCAAGAATTGAATGGAAAGACTAGTATAGAAATGTGGTTACATACATGAATTCAACTTGTAGAAATGTGGTTACATACATGAATTCAACTTGTTTCactcttcttttcttttcgttTTCCTTTTGTTTGGGTGAGATATCTGCAATATTAAGTTGAATTACGTTGTGTCATCTCCTAACAAGATAAAATTCAACCGCAGTGTTGCAATTTATATTTGTTGGTTCAGTCACGTAATAAATTTCAATGTTATTAGCTGGATTTGATTCTTGGTAGAGGTATCTCAGTTTTGTTATTTAAATTCATCTCGTAAGTCAAATGGAATCAAATATGTGATATTTTCTTACTTTATGTTGTGTACTGTATTCTAATTTATGGTTTTTCAGCGTTTCAGGTTTGGTTTCTGACGCATTTCATTTGACATTTAGGTGCGGCCTCTAATCATTTTCACTATTTGCCATGGCTGCTTCTCCAAAAAAGCCTGATCGTGCATTTACATATGGGTAAGATTCGTGATGGttgtttcatgatcttacagTGTGTTGAtagttaaagaaatgtgaaaACACGATTTTGACAAATGCGCTTTTGTTTCTTTAGTGTAGCATAAATACGTGAACTCCTTGAATTAGATTCCAGCATGCTTTAACACAGTGACACTATGGAAATTATTCATCGACGACATGAATTGGTCAAACTTTGGTAGTACCTTGCACTGCCTTGCGCTAGAGTTCAACAATCTTGTAGTTTGGAAGGTGCTGTCAGTAAAGGCATGGGCGATGGTTTTTATCCATGGTGGATTTGCCCCTTCTACTTGTGATCAAATATTCTATTAAATTTAGCAATGTCATCATTATAGTTATCTGTAATTTTAGTGTAATTTTGATCTGCGAATGCAATTAAGTAATTACACGTGTTAATTACTTTATAAAGAACGGGCTGTCTCCAGAATATGAGCTGAGAGAAATAGATGTTTTACAACAGGTATAAAAGATTGGCGGTTTTAGCTGCTTTTACCAATGCTGTAAGTATTTTACAATTTAGCTTGTGTTGATTGTTGAATCCCTTAGATTGATTGTAGCGTGAAAATTGTTTTTACTATTGCATCTGTGACTGACTGATTATGTATACTGCTTGTGTAGACAGCTGTTTCTTTTGTTTATGTCATTCTCCTTAGCTGTGGAAGCTCTTCACACATTCATACAAGATGAATCCGAGCACAAGTAAGTTGGTATTTGATGGCAGTCTTTTAATTTATATCAAAACTCTggatttcttgatttctttccaTCTCATCCTCATGCAGTTTGTTATTGCTTAGAATAAGAAACATTTACTGTTATCCATGCAGATTTTTGTGTGTCTACCTATGGTGGGATCAGGTGATTAAAAACTCACGATGTAATACCCCATAATTaggtatatatttaattattatatattactaataattttttatttattaaaaataaaataaaatgaaataactaataaattatatttatatatacacattcATACATGCATACATACCTACATACCATCATCATAGTTGCTTAACCAACACACCAACTCCCTTCTTGCCCAACCGGTGATCGAGATTTGTTCATCATAGATTGGAGATAAGGCTTGATCATTGCCTATAAAATGCACCCTTCACCTCAGGAATTTCAAGAGTTCTCAGCCTGAATTTTCGAGTTTAAGGAGTGGGTCTAGTATAGGGTGGAGTGGTGAGAGTTTATAGCTCAAAAAGTAGAGAATATGAGCCAAAAATATCTTTATATACCCAAAACCCTTCCAAATATTCTATAAAAATTCCACAACACTCTCAACTTACTCAGAAATATACCACAAAAGGAGGTGTCGAAAAATCATCAGCTGATTTTTCGTTAAAATTCAGAAATCGCTACTGTCCGGGAAGAGAATAGTGCCGAAAAACTCATTTTTCACGTACTGTTTTCACTCCCATTTTTCGTACTTTTCTTGATCGTATTATACCTTAGTCCAAGCATGAAAGTTGTTCATTGTGTGTCATAGTTCCCACCCATGTCAGTAGTTTCCCGGAATCGGCACCGGAAATAGTGTTTTCCGATGGTCAAAGTAGGAGTATAAGCTACTGTTTCTTTTACGTTTCTGGCATGTTTCGGCTAGGATTTAGTGAAAagtaaaacataaaagttgtaggaAATAAGTTTTTACATCTACTGGAGAAATACGGGCCGCGCGTGGTGGCCAGACGCCGGTCACGCGCCGCCACCACACGCGCCGGTGAAAaacgaaaatttcattttccgaACGTTTCTTGGTATGATTCCAGGCTACTGTACAAGTTTTGTAAATTTTGGATGAGTATTGCATTTACTGTGGATTTTTAAAGAGAAATACTATGATTTTCGGATATGATATACTATCTATATAATCATATAAACCTTTGTATAAATGTTCATAGTCTTCAatacttgaaaaatatataattggaAGTAGCTATGAAGTTTTATAATTGTTCGACTCACAagttatttattatgatttttgtgagttatatattaaatgttatatatatcgattaatgataaaataatttcaaatattgcctgttttgatttttttttcgtttaatattataataagagTTGTTATAGgaaatattgtaatttttgaagtcaaatattaattattgtaaattttaaagatatttttgacaaagaaatattaaataaataaataaaataattttttaacttttagtcaataaataaagtttataaagttctattctttattttggtaaaaATTTAGGGATAATCTATATAGAAAAGTGTTTACTATACTAATGATGATCACATTGGTCAATAGGATTGACTTGAACTTGGAACTCTCACTCTCATCTATAGTAAGTCTCAAGGTGAGGAAATTTTTTATCGTTCTTCCTATATAGCCTTTGGCATTTGGcctgaaaattatgatatgatatattatattCTTTAACGATATTCACTACGGATTATCGATTTCTTACGCCTGTGCATAAATTTTGTATCTTTGAATCGCGTTGATGCATATGAAATATGCCCCATCCCGAATGTCCTTTTCTATCCTACTGACTCCTTATTCATGCCGGTACTACCTTTCCGAAATGATTGAATGCTTCAATATAACATTCTCATTGTAATATCATCATACTAGATGTGATTATTATCAAGCTTCCACTGAATGAAGTTTTGGTTAATCATCGAATAAATGAATGAATGACTGAATGATAAGGTGATTGACCAAAACAGAGCCCTGGACAACGAACTTTGGTCTGGAGATTGAGTCCATTGAATAACGTGACTTTGGTCCGGGTATATTAGTTCACTTGGCTCGTTATTCTTTACTAACTATTATTTTTGTATACTCATATAACCGGATGTTGATTCTTTTGTCTATTGTATCATTCTTTCGAATTTGAGTATAATATTTTCCTTTATTTAATTCTCACTAAGTCCTTAAAGACTTAacctctctatttttttttatctattgtAATTTCCAGAGCCAGGTAACCAGGATTCGGATAAAGAAAGAAATGTCGATGTATGATCCGCTAGTTGTTGTCTGGAATAAATTGCTGGAAGGCATAATAAGTCATTTAGTCTATGAGTCAGTTTGTCTGAAATGTTTACGTCATTGTCACTCTTACCGTCTATGTTATTTTGGACATGTAAAACTTTATCGTAATTTACTAGTACTTGTACGTTTCGTTTCCGCTAATAAAGTTCTTTAATAGTTCTTATTACTGTCTGTGATACTTCTAAAGAGACAGAATTATCTTATGAGGTATTATTAGGGAATGTGGCATTCCTTGATGTTTAGTTTCAAGATAGGGTGTCAcagaggtggtatcagagccgcatCAGGCTAGGATAGGTTACCtagaaatgttaaaaaaaataataataataattataattcttTTAATATATGATAATCACTATTTATTGTTtccataaatttattaatttatcacAGGATGTCCGACTCTACCAGTAGCCAGGGAGGTCGTTTAGACACTTTTTATGTCCGTACAGATTCCCCGACTTTGACTTTCACACATGGAGATCGAGGTTTATCGTATTAACCCGACCATGTTACTCTTCAGATTGCTGAGGATCGTGATAGAGTGAGGGCCGCTAGGGCGACTGATTGAGTCCTTTTTGAAGAGGAGATTTATCGTTTAACTCGAGAGAATCAAGACATGAGGAACCAGTTAGCTATTTATAGATGGCACATTGATGCCATGGGGATTCCGGAGTATTATCCCACTTCCTTGGATGATGCACTGATGAGACAGATTCCACCCTACAGGGGTGACATAGGTCGAGCGGTgtatgagagagatatgatgATCTTGAGTCTGTCTGAGTTACACAGGTTAGTTAATCGAGAGGTGAGAGCCCTGCAGAGAAGAGAGTATTACTCTGAGATTCATTTTGATTATATTCTTGCTCAGGTTCGTATTATGTTCGACTATGCTATTTATGGGTTAGAGCCAATGTTAACAAGTATTACCAACCTTCGAGATGGAGCAGGACCTAGAAACATTCCTACCGAGCACTTAGCTGTTGATCCACCAGTCTTCCCACCAGTTGATCCACCAGTCATTCCATTTGCTGACCCACCAGTTGTTCCTCTTTCTGATCCACCAGTTCTTCCATTTCAGGAGCCCGAGTTACCCCAATTACCACCAGCTTTAGAGGAGGATGGGTGGCTGACAGACCCCGAGTACGAGTCTGACCCGGAGGAGTTTCCTGATGAGCCGCCATTGATAGTGCAGCTAGGACCATTTTGGGGAGAGGACCCTTTACCTTTGCTTGGAGATATTGCTAATGATGTTATCATCGAGATATCAGATGATAAGGTTGCATCCGTCTCCAAGTCGACTGTTACCACTGAGGAGTTGTTCTAGATTTTGATTATTAGTTGTATTGTTTTCAtggaaaaaattttttttttatcaattaacGAATCTTGTATTAGTAGGTCTAGTAAATTATTTGATGTGATAACTTTTCTGACTGGATGGTAAATTCTCTAGTAGTAATCGATTTTTCTCTATAAATAATGACTGCCTTTGTGGTATGATAATTATATCATGGTATGTGTTATTGATTAGCACAAATTCTTATTTATGAAAGAAAATTCCCACTATAGCAAATCGATGGCATCTTCAAATGAAAGCAACCAAGCGAGGAGCCAAGaatatcaaaatcatcatcataGAGAGGAACACATACCACAAGAAGAACCTAATCCTCGCCACATGCTCGAGATGATGCAACAATTCTTTTAGTATTGCCAGAATCCACCAAGGAACCAAGATACGGGTGATCGGACCTTTGAGCGTTTCTTTCGATTCAATCCTCCAAGGTTCCAAGGGACCCCGGATGCAACCCAAGCTGAGTCTTGGCTGACCAAGATCAAGAAGATATTTTCCGTTTATAACTTCTCTgatgaacaaaaaataaatctatCTACCTACCAATTCGAGGATGCTACATACAATTGGTGGAGAGTCATAGATCATCAGTGGAACCGAAACAATACCCCCAGAACATGGGAGaactttacaaaaaaattcaaaggaaaATATATTACCCAAGTTGTACGAAACGCTCGAGAAAGGGAGTTTATGGACCTGGTTCAAGGATCTATGACAGTAGCTCAGTACGAAGCTGATTTTCACCGCTTAATCCACTATGCCCCTCAATTCATGGAAGACGAACCAAGGAAGACGAGAAAGTTCGTAGAAGGGTTAAAACTAGAGATCCGCTGGTCAACGCTATCCTCTGAAGTAACCGATTATAATATCGCAGTCAACCAAGCTCTACGAGTGGAATCAGAAATCAAAACACTTCCTtaagagagaagaagaagaaaaaagatcCCGTAACCCCAATTTCCCCGAAAATAACCAAAAGAAGAGGAGATATGGAAACGAGATTCAAGAATGTCCACAAAAATCTCGACCTTTACCAGATCCAACTGCTCAAAAACGGAAGATTCCAGCcagagtttttgcactcacagGAAATGAAGACGATATCGATCCCACTACTGTAGTTGAAGGTAAAATTCTTTTGCTTTCAAAAACTGGAAAAGTTTTATTTGATCCTGGAGCGACACACTCCTTTGTTTCTAGCACTTTTGTTCACCATCTAGAGACACCATCTGTAAAGCTACCATATATCCTGGAAGTTAGTTCACCAATTGGAGATAAGTTACTTAGTGAAGTTCTTTACAAAGACTGTCATCTAGAAATTGATGGGAAACATATATGGCTGATTTAATTGAGCTCCCTATACAAGGTTACGATGTTATTTTAGGGATGGACTGGTTGTTTAGACACCAAGCGCAATTAGATTGTTATTCCAAAAAAGTAAAACTCTCAAATTTGGGAAACGCGAAATTTGGAAACCACAAGGTGGAGTCTTTTCCCGTAACACCAAAAGTTGCCAAAAAAGCTCAGGCTATCATAAGAAGGAAGGGATTTCTAGCTTATCTAATCAATAAGCCACATGATCAACTTAAGGTATCTGAAATCTCTGTTGTTAAAAACTTTCCCGAGGTTTTTCCGGTAGAAATAAATTCCTTGCCTCCGCAAAGAGAGATCGAGTTCTCCATCGAGCTATCACCCGGAGCTATGCCCAAGTCCAAGACCCCATACCAAATAGTACCTGTAGAATTAAAAGAATTAAAGATCCAATTACAAGAGCTTGTTGACAGAAAATACATACAACCCAGCTCATCACCTTGGGGAGCCCCggtgttatttgtgaaaaagaaagatgacaCCTTAAGACtatgcatcgattatcgagatCTAAATAATGTCACTATaaagaacaagtatccactaCCGCGTTTTGACGAACTGTTCGATGCTCTTCAAGGATCCAAAGTTTATTCAAAGTTGGACCTAAGGCAATGATACTACCAGCTGCGGACCCGAGAGGATATACCCAAGACTGCTTTTAACACTCGGTATGGTCACTACGAATTTTTAGTGATGCCGTTCCGAGTCTTCCAACCCTATTTAGACAAATTCGTAGTCATTTCATTGACGACATCTTTGTTTACtccaaaagcaaggaagagcATGCACATCATCTTAGGACAGTTCTCCAAACACTAAAGGAAAATCAATTGTATGCTAAGCTCAacaaatgtgagttctggttggataAGGTGACATTCTTGGGCTACATAGTTTCCGGGAATGGTCTTGAAGTAGATCCTACTAAGATAGATGCAATAATGCAGTGGAAGCAACCATGCAATGTAACTGAAGTTCGAAGctttcttggcctagcaggatattatcgaagATTCATCCAAGACTTTGCAAAAATTTCAGCTCCACTAACCCAATTTACTCGCAAAGATAATATGTTCCAATGGAACCAAAGGTGTGAAGAAAGCTTTCAGGTACTAAAAAAGATGCTTACTAGCGCCCCGGTCTTAACCCTACCTGAAAGAACAGAAGAGTTCACGGTTTACACTGATGCTTCCAAAGAAGGATTGGGCTGTGTATTGGTGCAAAATGGGAAGGTCGTTGCCTATGCTTCAAGGAATgttaaagattcatgagaataactatccgactcatgatttggagttgggTGCAATAGTATTTGCCCTAGCAAAATGGCGGCATTATTTATACGGTGCGACCTTTAACATTTATActgaccacaagagtttgaagtatttatttactcaaaagaagttaaatatgaggcaacgtCGGTGGATGGAATTCTTAGAAGATTATGATTGCTCTATACTATACCATCCAGGGAAGGCCAACgtggtggcagatgctttggGTAGAGCCAGTATAGCCCATCTTGGAGGAAGAGAAACTAACCAAGTCAAGTCAAAAAACTTGTTACTCATAGTACGAACCTGAGTAAgaatataatcaaaataaatctCAGAGTAATACTCTGCTCTCTGCAGGGCTCTCACCTCTCGATTAACTAACATGTGTAACTCAGACAGATTCAAGATCATCCTATCTCTCTCATACACCGCTCGACCTATGTCACCCCTGTAGGGTGGAATTTGTCTCATCAGTGCATCATCCAATGGAGTGGGATAATACTCCGGAATCCCCATGGCATCAATGTGCCATCTATAAATAGCTAACTCGTTCCTAATGTCTTGATTCTCTCGAGTTAAACGATAAATCTCCTCTTCAAAAAGGACTCGATCGGTCGCCCTAGCGTCCCTCACTCTATCATGATCCTCAGCAATCTGAAGAGTAACATGGTCGGGATAATACGATAAACCTCGATATCCAGGTGTGAAAGTCAAGGTCGGGGAATTTGTACGGACATAAATAGTGTCTAAATGACCTCCCTGGCTACTGGTAGAGTCGGACATCCTgtgataaattaataaatttatggaAACAATAATTAGTGATTAGCATATATTAAaagaattataattatttttttttaacatttctaGGTAACCTATCCTAGCCTGATGCGGCTCTGGTACCACCTCTGTGATACCCTGTCTTGAAACTAAATCTCAAGGAATGCCACATTCCCTAATAATACCTCTTAAGAGAATTCTGTCTCTTTAGAAGTATCAAAGGCAGTAATAAGAACTATTAAAGAACTTTATTAGCGGAAGCGAAACGTACCGTACTAGTAAATTACGATAAAGTTTAACATGTCCAAACTAACATAGACGGTAAGAGTGACAATGACGTAAACATTTCAGACAAACTGACTCATAGACTAAATGATTTATTATGCCTTCCAGCAATTTATTCCAGACAACAACTGGCGGATCATACATCGACATTTCTTTCTTTATCCAAATCCTGGTTACTTGGCTCTGGAAATTACAatagataaagaaaaaaaatagagaggTTAAGCCTTAAAGGACTTAGTGAGAATTAAATAAAGGTAAATATGATACTCAAATTCGAAAGAATGATACAATAGACAAAAGGATCAACATCCGGTTATATGAGTGTACAAAAATAATGGTTCGTAAAGAATAACGAGCCAAGTAAACTAATATACCCGGACCAAAGTCACGTTGTTGAATTGACTCAATCTCCAGACCAAAGTCCATTGTCCAGGGCTCTGTTTTGGTCAATCACCTTATCATTCATTCATTTATTCGATGATTAACCAAAACTTCATTCAGTGGAAGCTTGATAAGAATCACATCTAGTATGATGATATTACAATGAGAATGTTACATTGAAGCATTCAATCATTTCGGAAAGGTAGTACCGGCATGAATAAGGAGTCAGTAGGATAGAAAAGGACATTCGACAACTCCTTTTGTGGTATATTTCTGGGTAAGTTGAGAGTGTTGTGGAATTTTTATAGAATATTTGGAAGGGTTTTGGGTATATGAAGATATTTTTGGCCCTTTTTCTCTACTTTTTGAGCTATAAACTCTCACCACTCCACCCTATACTAGACCCACTCCTTAAACTCGAAAATTCAGGCTGAGAACTCTTGAAATTCCTGAGGTGAAGGGTGCATTTTATAGGCAATGATCAAGCCTTATCTCCAATCTATGATGAACAAATCTCGATCACCGGTTGGGCAAGAAGGGAGGTGGTGTGTTGGTTAAGCAACTATGATGATGGTATGTATGCATGTATGCATGTATgaatgtgtatatataaatataatatattagttattttatttttaataaataaaaaattattagtaatatataataattaaatatatacctATTATGGGGTATTACATAATTGGTGCAAAGTAAAAAGAAGATTTAGGTTTTCCAAGAAGTAAAACTAAATCTTGGTTTTGGAACTCAAGAAGCTGCTCTGCACTATTACACTGTTATTGTTGGCACGATTATTATGTACCTCAGTAAAACTTACTTTGACACGAACTCCACTGTGTTGACTACTCAACACCCGTGATACTGGTTTTCTCCTCCGGATGGGATATTTAATGATTATACGTGAATACTGAAAAGAAAGGATTGCTAACCTCAGACTCTTACTGGTTTATTAATTGATGAGTTACATTTACAAATCCATATGCTCTGTTCTCTTACACCATCCTCCTTTGATATTTGTTGTCATAATTCaaagttatttatttttctggactaaaatataattatgttttcCTTGCAGTATACAGAAAAGCTGAAGCTATGAATCACCACTCAGTTTGCCTTCATGTTCTTGCTGACTCTATCCGAAGGAATGAGATACACCATTCTCGATTGCCCGTATCTTTTTGTGGAGTATAGTCTTCTGTTGGAAAATTCTATCCTGGGATCTTAAGTTGCGCATCGATTTTTTATCGCAGGACGGGTTTAATTTTAGCGTCATGGTTGCTTGGTCTGGGGTAATTATCCAATCTACTGCAGTTTTGGTGAATTTACGGCTTATATTCTAAGCCCACGATGCTGCTGCAGGGTTTTATTCTCTGTATTTGCTGCATGGTAAAAAATGCTGAAGTTTTATGCTTGGGACTAGTTTCCGTCTTAGTATTTATGTTTGTCGTGCCTCTCTTTAAAACCACTGGTGGAGTTTTGATATAGATGGCATCTCCTAGTATTCCTTCTTCCGCCTTGATCAAATGCTGGAGACAGGTAAAATTTCATTATTATAACTTTTGACTTTCTTTTACGTGAATTGTTGAAATTATGGAAAAAaggataaaatatttgttgCATATGATTCTAGCTAGTGACTTCATGCTAAAACTTTGTGCTATTTGTTATCAGGTCTCCTCACGGAATGATATTGCCGAGGTCTCTCAGACCCGCTTCTGGGAATTGGCGCCGGGCCATGTTGTAGGATTCATTTCACTGCAGGTATTTTTC
It contains:
- the LOC140969802 gene encoding metal tolerance protein C2-like, which codes for MASPSIPSSALIKCWRQVSSRNDIAEVSQTRFWELAPGHVVGFISLQMINEMIVQHPSMSMACTLGIQDLTVQIDCV